Part of the Vulpes vulpes isolate BD-2025 chromosome 13, VulVul3, whole genome shotgun sequence genome, ctCTGAAAATCATGGAGatctttactatattttataaaggAACATATTGAGAACTTTGCAAACTACTGCTCAcagaaatttcctttaaaaatgccaCATAACTCTTTCTCAGCGCCGCCTGCGGAGGTGGCAGCCATCAATTGCTGGGCATCATGGCTGCCCTCAGACCTCTGGTGAAGCCCAAGATCGTTAAAAATAGGACCAAGAAGCTCATCCAGAACCAGTCAGACCAATATGTCAAAATTAAGTGCAACTGGCAGAAACCCAGAGGCATTGACAATAGGGTACGCAGAAGATTCAAGAGCCAGATCTTGATGCTCAACATTGGTTACAgcagcaacaagaaaacaaagaacatgcTACCCAGTGGCTTCCAGAAGTTCCTAGTCCACAACATCAAGGAGCTTGAAGTGCTGCTGATGTGCAACGAATCTTATTATGCAGAGATTGATCACAATGTATCCTCCAAGAACCCCAAAGCTACTGTGGAAAGAGCAGCCCAGCTGGCCATCAGAGTCACCAATCCCAATGCCAGGCTGCatagtgaagaaaatgaatagacaacTTATGTATGTGTCATATTTGtattaataaaaccataaaactacaaaaaaaatgccatatacactaaggaaggcacttgatgggatgaccactgggtgtaatactatatgttggcaaat contains:
- the LOC112932018 gene encoding large ribosomal subunit protein eL32-like, with the translated sequence MAALRPLVKPKIVKNRTKKLIQNQSDQYVKIKCNWQKPRGIDNRVRRRFKSQILMLNIGYSSNKKTKNMLPSGFQKFLVHNIKELEVLLMCNESYYAEIDHNVSSKNPKATVERAAQLAIRVTNPNARLHSEENE